From the genome of Flavobacterium ovatum, one region includes:
- a CDS encoding RagB/SusD family nutrient uptake outer membrane protein, which produces MKSKYKILKRFTGAFLVSLVSIASFNSCEQFDLNETPGESQFIVVPYSTINEMELAVTGMYGKFRDAAQMSTFYVSGWGGDDITTHPLSNKADFREYDQRSLTPYNTRTLDTWRNVYGLIRSANTVLENTAASTLPAPSQARKDVLLGETYFLRAIMFHHLVRIHGKIVIKLDTKLSENPVLSPTVDVYKQIEKDLLLAESLLPTKTTVGSARPNKGSVRAILARLYLDWAGFPVKDVTKNAAAAASANTVITNQASYGFAMVSDLNSLWSEAGKNNTESVFTVEFCQPCGLQNAKYGMLGIPGDIFGWGETFAEVRFYEDFDKGTNYSNFNTYRRDATYYETLPLNADGKPTAAAVAAPAKTWSWRESKDVQTPIFKKVVGPLAENAGVNFYTSRSDYWMRMAEVHLIYAEASGAAGGAIPSAAWESLNKVRRRANNLPINTPAPLIDVVSGNIVELAYTERKWEFAGEYVRWNDLVRREKVAEALGGTARDPQVTIGTKYNADGSKTPQALTKPVNAILGSLANTNYFAPIPQSEVDLYPSLK; this is translated from the coding sequence ATGAAATCAAAATATAAAATATTAAAACGCTTTACTGGAGCTTTTTTGGTATCTCTAGTGTCCATCGCATCATTTAACAGTTGTGAGCAGTTTGACTTAAATGAAACTCCAGGAGAATCACAATTCATTGTAGTTCCTTATTCTACAATAAATGAAATGGAATTGGCTGTTACGGGTATGTATGGTAAGTTTAGAGATGCTGCACAAATGTCGACTTTTTACGTAAGTGGTTGGGGAGGTGATGATATCACAACACATCCATTAAGTAATAAAGCAGATTTTAGAGAATATGATCAACGTAGTTTAACACCTTATAACACTAGAACGTTAGACACTTGGAGAAATGTTTATGGTTTAATTCGTTCAGCAAATACAGTTTTAGAAAACACGGCTGCTTCAACTTTACCAGCTCCAAGTCAGGCACGTAAAGATGTTTTACTTGGTGAGACGTATTTTTTGAGAGCAATTATGTTCCATCATTTAGTGCGTATTCATGGTAAAATAGTTATCAAATTGGATACTAAATTGAGTGAAAACCCAGTTTTGTCTCCTACCGTAGACGTGTATAAACAAATTGAAAAAGATTTATTATTGGCAGAATCATTATTGCCGACAAAAACTACTGTAGGTTCGGCTAGACCAAACAAAGGTTCTGTTAGAGCAATTTTAGCTCGTTTGTATTTGGATTGGGCAGGATTCCCTGTGAAAGATGTAACAAAAAATGCAGCAGCAGCAGCTAGTGCTAACACGGTAATAACAAATCAAGCTTCTTATGGATTTGCAATGGTTTCAGATTTGAATTCTCTTTGGAGTGAAGCAGGTAAAAACAATACAGAATCTGTATTTACAGTAGAGTTTTGTCAGCCTTGTGGGTTACAAAATGCTAAATATGGTATGCTAGGAATTCCAGGTGATATTTTTGGTTGGGGAGAAACTTTTGCTGAAGTTCGTTTTTACGAAGATTTCGATAAAGGTACCAACTACTCAAATTTTAATACTTATAGAAGAGATGCAACCTATTATGAAACATTACCATTGAATGCAGATGGTAAACCAACTGCAGCAGCTGTAGCCGCTCCGGCTAAGACTTGGAGTTGGAGAGAGTCGAAAGATGTGCAAACTCCAATTTTCAAAAAAGTAGTGGGGCCTTTAGCTGAAAACGCTGGTGTAAACTTTTATACTTCTAGAAGTGATTATTGGATGAGAATGGCCGAAGTACATTTGATTTATGCAGAAGCATCGGGTGCAGCTGGAGGCGCAATCCCATCTGCTGCATGGGAGTCATTGAATAAAGTACGTAGAAGAGCTAATAATTTACCAATTAATACACCTGCGCCTCTCATTGATGTAGTATCAGGGAATATTGTTGAACTTGCTTATACGGAGCGTAAATGGGAATTTGCTGGAGAGTATGTACGTTGGAATGATTTGGTTAGACGAGAAAAAGTTGCCGAAGCTCTAGGAGGTACAGCAAGGGATCCGCAGGTAACTATTGGTACAAAATATAATGCTGACGGAAGTAAAACTCCACAAGCCTTAACCAAACCTGTCAATGCAATTTTAGGGTCTTTAGCAAATACAAATTACTTTGCGCCAATACCGCAGTCTGAAGTAGATTTGTATCCAAGTTTAAAATAA